A window of Roseburia hominis A2-183 genomic DNA:
TTAATTCCATGACATCATATTTGTTGGAAATCTCCTGGCTGAATACCATTTCCTTATTCATTCTTGTGTAGAGGTCATTGTCCTCATCGAGCACATAAGCAATACCGCCGCTCATGCCGGCAGCAAAATTCTTGCCGGTCTTGCCGAGCACGACGACACGGCCTCCCGTCATATATTCACATCCGTGGTCTCCGACACCCTCCACGACTGCGGAAGCTCCCGAGTTGCGCACGCAGAAACGCTCGCCTGCGACGCCGCTGATAAACGCTTTTCCGCTGGTTGCTCCGTAGAGCGCCACATTACCGATGATGATATTCTCATCCTTCTCATACTTCACGCCCGCCGGTGCATAGACGACAAGCTTGCCGCCGGATAATCCTTTTCCAAAGTAATCGTTGGAATCGCCGACCAGCTCTAACGTCAGTCCCTTCGGGATAAAAGCTCCGAAACTCTGTCCGCCGGCACCGTTGCATTTTACAATGAAGGTATCCTCCGGCAGTCCCTCTCCGCCGTACTTCTTCGTGATCTCCGAACCGAAAATCGTACCAAAGGAACGGTCGGTGTTCGTCACCTCCACATCAATGCTTCTGCGCTGCTTCTGCTCTAACGCACCCTTTAACTGTTTTAAGAGCACGGTCACATCCTTGGACTTCTCCAGTTCAAAATCATAGACATGCTTCGGGTCAAAGGTTACTTTCTCCTTCGGTCCCGCAAACGGGTTGTTCAAAAGATTGGAGAGATCGATCTCGCGGTCGCGTCCCGAAAGATCCTCGCGCACCTTAAGCAGATCGCTTCTGCCGACCATCTCGTCGATCGTGCGGCATCCGAGCTTTGCCATATACTCCCGCAGATCCTGTGCGATAAAGCGCATAAAATTCTCCACATATTCCGGCTTGCCGGCAAAACGCTTCCGAAGCTCCGGGTTCTGTGTCGCAATACCTGCCGGACAGGTATCCAGGTTACAGACGCGCATCATCACGCAGCCTAAGGTCACAAGCGGCGCTGTGGCAAATCCGAACTCCTCCGCTCCGAGCAGCGCTGCCGTAGCGACATCGCGGCCGCTCATCAGTTTGCCGTCCGTCTCAATGCGTACTTTGTTGCGCAGTCCGTTCATAATCAATGTCTGATGTGTCTCCGCAAGACCAAGCTCCCACGGAAGTCCCGCATTGTGGATCGAGCTGGACGGAGCCGCACCGGTACCGCCGTCATAGCCGGAGATCAGGACAACCTGTGCGCCTGCCTTTGCAACGCCGGCTGCGACCGTACCGACTCCCGCCTCGGATACCAGTTTCACGGTGATGCGCGCATCACGGTTCGCATTCTTTAAGTCGAAGATCAACTGCTCCAGATCCTCGATCGAGTAGATGTCATGATGCGGCGGCGGGGAGATCAATGATACACCCGGTGTGGAAAGTCTGGTCTTTGCAATCCACGGATAGACCTTCTTGCCCGGCAGGTGTCCGCCCTCGCCCGGCTTTGCGCCCTGTGCCATCTTGATCTGAATCTCCTGCGCGCTCACCAGATACTCACTGGTCACACCGAAACGTCCGCTCGCCACCTGCTTGATCGCAGAGCAACGGTTGACCGGGCTGTTCTTGCTCGCAAGACGGTCTGCATCCTCTCCTCCTTCGCCGGAGTTGGACTTGCCGTGCAGACGGTTCATGGCGATCGCCAACGTCTCGTGCGCCTCCTTGGAGATGGAACCGTAGGACATTGCCCCCGTCTTAAAACGCGTCACGATGGAATCGACACTCTCGACCTCCTCGAGCGGCACGCCCTTTTTCGGGTAATTGAAATCCATCAGACCGCGGAGCGTGATCTCTCTCTCTTCTTTATTCACAAGCTCTGTGTACTGTTTAAAGAGTTCGTAGTCGCCGCGCTTTGTCGCCTCCTGAAGCAGATGAATCGTCGCCGGATTGTAGAGATGCGGATCTGCGCCGCTTCTCATCTTGTGGCGTCCTCTGCTGTCCAATGTGAGATCCGTCTCTAATCCCAGCGGATCGTACGCCGCCGAGTGAAGCTCATTGACGTCATCCGCAATATCCTCCAGCGTAATGCCGCCGATCGGGCTGACCGTATTCGTGAAATACTTGTCAATCACATCCTTATTGATACCGATCGCCTCGAAGATCTTGGAACCCTCGTAGGACTGGATCGTCGAGATTCCCATCTTGGATGCGATCTTGACGATGCCGTTTAAAATCGCTGCATTGTAATCCTGAACCGCCGCATAATAATCTTTGTCCAGCATATGCTCGTCCACCAGCTGTTTTACGGTATCCTGTGCCAGATACGGGTTGATCGCACAGGCTCCGTAGCCGAGGAGCGTCGCAAAATGGTGTACCTCACGAGGCTCTCCGGACTCTAAGATCATGGCAACCGCCGTTCTCTTTTTCGTCTTTACCAGATGCTGCTGCAGTGCTGATACAGCGAGCAGTGACGGGATCGGCACATGGTTCTCGTCGATGCCGCGGTCGGAGAGGATCAGAATGTTCGCTCCCTCACGGTACGCACGATCCGCCTCCACAAACAGACGCTCGATCGCCTTCTCCAAGCTTGTATTCTTATAGTAGATAATCGGCAGTACTTCTACCTTGAATCCGTCGACCTTCATCGCCTTGATCTTCATCAGGTCGGTGTTGGTCAGAATCGGGTTGTTGACCTTCAATACCTTACAGTTCTCCGCCCGCTCCTCCAAGAGGTTGCCGTCCTCGCCGATGTAGACGGTCGTAGAGGTCACGACTTTCTCACGGATCGAGTCGATCGGCGGGTTGGTCACCTGCGCAAACAGCTGTTTGAAGTAATTAAACAGCGGCTGATGGTCACTCGCAAGCGCTGCAAGCGGTGTGTCAATACCCATGGCGGATGTACCCTCGCCACCGTTTTTCGCCATCGGCAGGATCGCCTCGCGCAGAGATTCGTAGGTATAACCGAATGCCTTCTGCATGCGCTGGCGCTCTTCCTTGGTATACTCCGGCACACGCTCATTCGGGATCTTTAAATCCTCGAGTTTTAAGAGGTTGCGGTCAAGCCACTCACCATATGGCTGCTTGTTCGCGTAAGTCTCCTTGAGTTCGTCGTCATCGATGACTCTTCCCTTGACGGTATCCACGAGCAGCATCTTGCCCGGACGCAGACGCTCCTTTACCACAATCTTCGTCGGGTCGATGTCCAGCACGCCGACCTCGGAGGAGAGGATCAGATAATCATCATCCGTAATATAGTAACGGGAAGGACGCAGACCATTGCGGTCAAGCACGGCTCCCATCATATCGCCATCGGAAAAGAGGATGGATGCCGGTCCGTCCCACGGCTCCATCATCGTCGCGTAATACTGGTAAAAATCCTTTTTCTTCTGCGACATGATATTGTTGTTTGCCCACGGCTCCGGGATCATGATCATGACTGCGAGCGGAAGCTCCATACCACTCATCACGAGGAACTCCAGCGTATTGTCCAGCATCGCGGAATCCGATCCCTCACTGTTGATGACCGGAAGCACTTTCTGAAGTTCGCCTTTTAAGTGCTCGGACTCCATCGTCTCCTCACGGGCGAGCATCTTATCGGCGTTGCCCTTGATCGTATTGATCTCACCGTTATGTACGATAAAACGGTTCGGGTGCGCTCTCTCCCAGCTCGGGTTCGTGTTCGTGGAGAAACGGGAATGCACGGTTGCAATCGCCGACTCGTAATCCTTATCCTGTAAATCCGCAAAAAACAGACGAAGCTGCTCCACAAGAAACATTCCCTTATAGACGATCGTACGGCTGGAAAGGGATACCACATAGGTATCGTCGTTGGACTGCTCGAAGACTCTTCGCGCCACATACAGCTTGCGGTCAAACGCCAGTCCCTTCTCCACATCCGCCGGACGCTTCACAAAACCCTGCATGATATACGGCATGCAGTCCACCGCTTTCTGTCCCAGCTTCGTCGGATCGGTCGGAACTTCACGCCAGCCGAGGAACTCCATTCCCTCCTTGCCGACAATGACCTCGAACATCTTCTTGGCACGGTTGCGCTTTAACTCGTCCTGCGGGAAAAAGAACATGCCGACACCATAGTCTCTCTCCTCACCGAGTTCGATTCCAAGCTGTTTTGCCGCCTTGGAAAAAAACTTGTGGGATATCTGCAGCAGAATACCGACACCGTCACCGGTCTTTCCCTCCGCATCCTTGCCTGCTCTGTGCTTTAAGTTCTCAACGATCTTTAACGCATTCTCCACAGTCTCGTGTGTCTTGATTCCCTTAATGTTGACAACCGAACCGATACCACAGTTATCGTGCTCGTAACCCGGATCGTACATTCCGGCTGCCTGCTTCCCCGCATCCGATACCGAGAAACGGTTGAGGGCGTCCTTCTTATAAGTGGTCTGCTCTTTCATAATCAGCTTCCTTTCTGCATTCTGTATTCCGATCAGCTGTCTTTACTGCACGGACAGTTGTCTTTACCGAATTTGTTATATCCTAATATACAACTTTCTCATTTGTTTGTCTACCAGTTTATTCTTATAATTGTCTGATTATTTGTATATAATGTTTATTTTTTATTATTATCAGATATTATTCATTATTTTTTGTATAAATAATTTTCTCACACACAATTCAACATATAAAAGCCCGGAAAAAATTTTGCATGCAAAACTTTTTCCGGGCTCTTTTTCTGCCTTTTCTTAAATTGTATCTGAATTATAACACCATTTTATGCGGTAACCGTATTCTCCAGATCTCCCACCAGATACTCCATGATGTCGCACAGCGTCACGATTCCGGTAACCCCGCCGTAGGCGTCTGTCACAACCGCAAAATAATTCTGCTGCTGTTTCATCTGCTCAAAAAGCCGGTTTGCCTTCATGGAATCCGCTGCCAGCATCGGTTTTTGTACCGCGCACTGCATCACTTTGTCACGCGTGTGGTCTTTCATGCGGAAATACGCTTTTCCATCGAGGATTCCCACGACATCCTCGCTTCTCCCCGCAAAGATCGGATAATAGGTATGTACGCTCTCCGCCAGAATCCGATCCCAGACGGCTTCATCCTCCTCCGTGGACAGAGATACCATCTCCCTGCGGTGCGTGCAGATCGTTCCGACCGCAATATCATCAAACCCGAACACGTTCTGTATCATCTCTGTCTCCTCGGTCGGAATGGTTCCCTGCTCTCTTCCCTCGGCGAGCAGCAGCCGGATTTCCTCCTCCGACACCGTCTCCTCTTCCTCCTCCGGGTCAATGCCAAACCGTCTTAACCAGAAATTGGTCGATGCGGTAAGAAGCCACACCAGCGGTGCAAAGATCTTCGCCACCAGGGAGAGCATTCCTGCCATTTTAAGCGCCAGCTCCTCCGCCTTTTTCATCGCCACCCGCTTCGGCACAAGTTCCCCGAAGACCAGATTAAAATACGCTAAAATCAATGTAATCACCACGATGCACGCGGATTTTAATGCCTCCTCTGCAACCGGTATTCCGGTGCCCCTCAAAAGCGTCACCAACGGCTGTGCAAAGTTTTCCGCGGCAAACGCACTCTGTAAAAATCCGGCGAGCGTGATCGCCACCTGGATCGTGGCAAGGAATTTTGCCGGCTGCTTTATGAGCGCCTCCAGCTTTCCGGCACGCCTGTCTCCCGCCTCGCAGAGCTGTCGGAGTTTTAAATCACTCATCGAGATTACCGCAATCTCCGCGCTTGCAAATACGGCATTCAAAAAAATCAAAACCATCAATAAGAATATGGGCTGCAACATGTCTGCTCCTTTCTGTTTCCGGCGTCCTGTGATACGCCCTCCTGCTGCCTGTTACGTGTTGTGTCATTTACGCACAAAAAGGTATGACCTTCCGGTGTCCAAAAAAGACCTCCGGTAAGCCATACCTTTACCTATTCATAACACTGCATGGAGCAGCCGTATTCTCTTTTTAAAAGCCTGCATATCTGTGTATCGCTGTCACTGTCCGCACTATCGTCCATGAAACTGTCACTCTCCTTCCTGCGATGCTAAATGGACCGGGGATCCCGCCATTCACGTCATTTAACATACCACAGGAAGCTATAACAGTCAATAACTGCACCTCTACAGATACTGCTAAGGTTTCAGGCAGCGGACGTTTTCTCCTCTTCCTGCCGCACTCCGCCCTTTTTCACCAGCAGAACCGCAAACGCTGCCACCGCAAACAGCAGCACCGTCACTGCAACACCTGCCGCTGTGGGCTGGTAGGCAAAGTCCAGCCAGCCAGTCTCGCTGCGCACAACCGCCATCACATTCGCCCCGATATGCGCCAGAACGGGCGCATACAAAAAGCCGGTTCTCTCCAGCAGCCACGCGAGCAGCAGACCTAAAATGCCCGCATACAAAAACTGTACCACGTTCCAGTGCATCACGCCGAAAATAACCGCCGAGAGCACGATTGCCGGCGCACTGCCGCACAGCAGGGATAGTCTTCTCTCCACGACACCACGGTACAAAAGCTCCTCCGCCAGCGGAATCACGAGGCAGGAGCCGAGCAGTTCAAACACAACCCCGCCGGCAAAAAACGCCTGATTCGCGCTTTGAAAGCCCGCGGACGCCTCAATGAGCGGCGTCATGGCAATCACGTTGTTGACAGCCATGCCAAGAGATGCTCCTGCAAGCAGTGAGCCTGCCACAGTGCAGAAAAACCTTGCGTCCGGTCTGATGCCGCGCCTGCCATAGACAGTCTCCCGCGCAGCGCGATCCTGCCCGTAATGCATCCAGACGAACGGAATCGTGGCAGCCGCGCAGAGCATCTGCCGCAGCATGTAGGATTCCTCCCCCGCGCCGAGCAGCAGCGTCAGAAAAAAGTAGGCAAGCGATGACACCACATAATAGATACCGATCGGATATATGATTCTCCAGATTTTATAAGCACCTGTCGTCTTCACTCTGCCTCTCCCTCTCCCGCTGCGTCATTCTCAATGTATGTCTCCACCTCTTCGATGCGGTCGAAGACCGCCTCCGCACCTGCGGCGAGCAGTTCTTCCCTGGTACCGAAGCCATAGCTGACACCGATACAGCGGATTCCGAACGCCTTTGCTCCGGCAGCGTCATACTTCGTGTCCCCGATCAGGCACAGTTCGTTTTTCCCGATATGGCTGCCCGCCATGCGGCGCCCCAGTTCCTCGAGCACTTCCGCCTTCGTACTGATCGAGCCGTCCAGCGTGGAACCTACCACCTCATCAAAATATCCCAGCAGATCAAAGTGCTCTAATATTCTTCTGCACGCTGTCTCTGGCTTTGAAGACGCAAGCGCAAGCAGATAACCATGCTCCTTGAAGCGCGCGATCGCTTCCCTGACGCCGTCGTAGAGGCTGCACTCGAAGATTCCCTTTACGTCAAACCGCTCTCTGTACTTTTCCACAGACTGCCACGCTTCCGCTTCCGTCATGCCATACTTTTCGCGAAATACCGGATCTAAGGGCGGTCCGATAAAGCAGCGCAGCTTCGTGCGGTCCGGCTCATCGATCCCGTAGGCGCGCAGTGCGTATTGCACGCACTTTGTGATGCCCTCCTCGGAATTGATGATCGTTCCGTCCAGATCAAATAATACAGCTTTTATCATCGTTATTTCTTCGTTCCTTTCGTGTCGCGGCCCGCCACATGCAGCCGGTTTAACATCACAGGCTTTCCTTTTACCTCCGTCTGGGCGCTCTCACCCTCGCCGAGCAGATGAATCGCAGTAAGCGCATCTCCGTCCGCAAGCCGCATGCCGCGGACGCCGACCGCACCCTTTTTCTTCTCCGGAATGGTATCCACCGCAATCCGAAGGAAGAAATCGCGCTCGGACTGCATGACGATCGTCTCATTCCCGGCAACCGGATGCACGAAAAGCACCTCGTCCCCGTCGGTAAGCTTCGTCGCCGCGGTCGTGCGCTTTGCAACGTCAAACTCGCTTCCGTCCACAATCTTAAGCATCGCCGTCTTCGTGCCAAAGATCAGCCTGTGGTTGCAGATCGCTCCCAGATTCGTGATATAGACAAAGTTCTCCTCACTGCTGTTATAATTGCTCAGATTGTCAATCGGCGTTCCCTTGTCGCGGAACTTGCCGAATGGCAGATCCAGCACCTTGAGCAGATGCATCTGTCCCTTGTTCGTAAAAATGCAGATCTTATCGGTATTCTTACAGGTCAGCACATAGCGGTTCTCCGCATCGGCCGCCTCGCGGTTGCGTTCATACGCCGCCACGTCGATCGTCTTCGCGTAGCCAAA
This region includes:
- the gltB gene encoding glutamate synthase large subunit yields the protein MYDPGYEHDNCGIGSVVNIKGIKTHETVENALKIVENLKHRAGKDAEGKTGDGVGILLQISHKFFSKAAKQLGIELGEERDYGVGMFFFPQDELKRNRAKKMFEVIVGKEGMEFLGWREVPTDPTKLGQKAVDCMPYIMQGFVKRPADVEKGLAFDRKLYVARRVFEQSNDDTYVVSLSSRTIVYKGMFLVEQLRLFFADLQDKDYESAIATVHSRFSTNTNPSWERAHPNRFIVHNGEINTIKGNADKMLAREETMESEHLKGELQKVLPVINSEGSDSAMLDNTLEFLVMSGMELPLAVMIMIPEPWANNNIMSQKKKDFYQYYATMMEPWDGPASILFSDGDMMGAVLDRNGLRPSRYYITDDDYLILSSEVGVLDIDPTKIVVKERLRPGKMLLVDTVKGRVIDDDELKETYANKQPYGEWLDRNLLKLEDLKIPNERVPEYTKEERQRMQKAFGYTYESLREAILPMAKNGGEGTSAMGIDTPLAALASDHQPLFNYFKQLFAQVTNPPIDSIREKVVTSTTVYIGEDGNLLEERAENCKVLKVNNPILTNTDLMKIKAMKVDGFKVEVLPIIYYKNTSLEKAIERLFVEADRAYREGANILILSDRGIDENHVPIPSLLAVSALQQHLVKTKKRTAVAMILESGEPREVHHFATLLGYGACAINPYLAQDTVKQLVDEHMLDKDYYAAVQDYNAAILNGIVKIASKMGISTIQSYEGSKIFEAIGINKDVIDKYFTNTVSPIGGITLEDIADDVNELHSAAYDPLGLETDLTLDSRGRHKMRSGADPHLYNPATIHLLQEATKRGDYELFKQYTELVNKEEREITLRGLMDFNYPKKGVPLEEVESVDSIVTRFKTGAMSYGSISKEAHETLAIAMNRLHGKSNSGEGGEDADRLASKNSPVNRCSAIKQVASGRFGVTSEYLVSAQEIQIKMAQGAKPGEGGHLPGKKVYPWIAKTRLSTPGVSLISPPPHHDIYSIEDLEQLIFDLKNANRDARITVKLVSEAGVGTVAAGVAKAGAQVVLISGYDGGTGAAPSSSIHNAGLPWELGLAETHQTLIMNGLRNKVRIETDGKLMSGRDVATAALLGAEEFGFATAPLVTLGCVMMRVCNLDTCPAGIATQNPELRKRFAGKPEYVENFMRFIAQDLREYMAKLGCRTIDEMVGRSDLLKVREDLSGRDREIDLSNLLNNPFAGPKEKVTFDPKHVYDFELEKSKDVTVLLKQLKGALEQKQRRSIDVEVTNTDRSFGTIFGSEITKKYGGEGLPEDTFIVKCNGAGGQSFGAFIPKGLTLELVGDSNDYFGKGLSGGKLVVYAPAGVKYEKDENIIIGNVALYGATSGKAFISGVAGERFCVRNSGASAVVEGVGDHGCEYMTGGRVVVLGKTGKNFAAGMSGGIAYVLDEDNDLYTRMNKEMVFSQEISNKYDVMELKDMIKEHVALTNSEKGKKILDNFSEYLPKFKKVIPYDYNRMLMAIVQMEEKGLSSEQAQIEAFYANTRG
- a CDS encoding hemolysin family protein, translated to MLQPIFLLMVLIFLNAVFASAEIAVISMSDLKLRQLCEAGDRRAGKLEALIKQPAKFLATIQVAITLAGFLQSAFAAENFAQPLVTLLRGTGIPVAEEALKSACIVVITLILAYFNLVFGELVPKRVAMKKAEELALKMAGMLSLVAKIFAPLVWLLTASTNFWLRRFGIDPEEEEETVSEEEIRLLLAEGREQGTIPTEETEMIQNVFGFDDIAVGTICTHRREMVSLSTEEDEAVWDRILAESVHTYYPIFAGRSEDVVGILDGKAYFRMKDHTRDKVMQCAVQKPMLAADSMKANRLFEQMKQQQNYFAVVTDAYGGVTGIVTLCDIMEYLVGDLENTVTA
- a CDS encoding CPBP family intramembrane glutamic endopeptidase, producing MKTTGAYKIWRIIYPIGIYYVVSSLAYFFLTLLLGAGEESYMLRQMLCAAATIPFVWMHYGQDRAARETVYGRRGIRPDARFFCTVAGSLLAGASLGMAVNNVIAMTPLIEASAGFQSANQAFFAGGVVFELLGSCLVIPLAEELLYRGVVERRLSLLCGSAPAIVLSAVIFGVMHWNVVQFLYAGILGLLLAWLLERTGFLYAPVLAHIGANVMAVVRSETGWLDFAYQPTAAGVAVTVLLFAVAAFAVLLVKKGGVRQEEEKTSAA
- a CDS encoding HAD hydrolase-like protein; translation: MIKAVLFDLDGTIINSEEGITKCVQYALRAYGIDEPDRTKLRCFIGPPLDPVFREKYGMTEAEAWQSVEKYRERFDVKGIFECSLYDGVREAIARFKEHGYLLALASSKPETACRRILEHFDLLGYFDEVVGSTLDGSISTKAEVLEELGRRMAGSHIGKNELCLIGDTKYDAAGAKAFGIRCIGVSYGFGTREELLAAGAEAVFDRIEEVETYIENDAAGEGEAE